In Salvelinus namaycush isolate Seneca chromosome 15, SaNama_1.0, whole genome shotgun sequence, a genomic segment contains:
- the gsc gene encoding homeobox protein goosecoid has translation MPAGMFSIDSILAGRPTCKDSVLLHRNPPVVFSNLTDSIYTATDYNGLYSHATGPSPPGMQAVNGTRIGYNNYYYGQLHLQGPNGPACCGAIPTLGSQQCPCIPTGYDSTGSVLISPVPHQMMSYMNVGTLSRTELQLLNQLHCRRKRRHRTIFTDEQLEALETLFQETKYPDVGTREQLARKVHLREEKVEVWFKNRRAKWRRQKRSSSEESENSQKWNKSTKIPTEKTEESKSDVDSDS, from the exons ATGCCCGCTGGTATGTTCAGTATCGACAGTATCCTGGCCGGGAGACCCACTTGCAAGGACTCGGTTCTCCTCCATCGGAATCCCCCAGTGGTGTTCTCTAACCTCACGGATTCCATCTACACTGCTACCGATTACAATGGACTCTACTCGCACGCAACTGGACCTTCTCCCCCGGGGATGCAGGCGGTGAACGGGACTAGAATAGGATATAATAACTATTATTACGGACAACTGCATTTGCAGGGCCCCAATGGCCCTGCGTGCTGCGGCGCTATCCCAACCCTCGGCTCGCAACAGTGCCCATGTATTCCAACAG GTTATGACAGCACGGGCTCCGTGCTCATCTCTCCCGTCCCGCACCAGATGATGTCCTATATGAACGTGGGCACCTTGTCTCGGACCGAGCTCCAGCTCTTGAACCAGCTCCACTGCCGACGTAAGCGGAGACACCGGACCATCTTCACCGACGAGCAGCTTGAAGCTCTGGAAACCCTTTTTCAGGAGACCAAGTACCCTGACGTCGGCACACGGGAACAGCTCGCGCGGAAAGTGCATCTACGGGAGGAGAAGGTCGAG GTGTGGTTCAAAAACAGACGAGCGAAATGGAGAAGGCAGAAAAGGTCGTCCTCGGAAGAATCTGAAAACTCACAGAAATGGAACAAATCGACGAAAATACCCACAGAGAAAACCGAGGAAAGCAAAAGCGACGTGGATTCTGACAGCTGA